A segment of the Catenuloplanes nepalensis genome:
GCACGCGGCGATGACCCGCGCGGCGCGACTCGATCGGGCCCGCGACGCGGGCTGAGCGCAGGACACCGGAAACGCCGGACGGTGCGGATCGTCGGCGACGCCCGCTGAGCACGAACCCGCGTGGTGTTCGGGCATGGCTATGCCGGGGTGACGACCCCGCCGGGCTTGATGGATACCGTGACGCCGATCTCCTCGGATGCGGCCGTGGCGAGCGCCGCATCTGCCTCGGTGCGGCCTCGGGCAGGCGGGTTGACGTACTCGCCGTAGACGACGATGCCGTCGAAGTCGGCCGTGATGCCCGCGGTCGAGTTGATCGTGAAGTTGGCGAACAGCCCGCGGCCGCTGAGGCCGTGGAGAGCTTCCTGCCCGCGGGTGATGTCGGCCAGGCTGTGCTTGCGTCGCTGGATGGTCACGGTGATGCCGAGCTGGGCTGCCTTCTCCGTGATGGCCTTCTGTGTCTGGTTCGCCTCACCGTGCCAGAGCAGGATCGTGGAACCTGTCCGCGCGTCGTTCACCGAGGCGACGTAACCGTTCGCGTGCACGTCGTCGGGTTGGGTGAGGATCCAGGTGTTCAGCTCGGAGAGCCGGTTCTGCATCACGGCGGTGGTTTGATCAGCTGATCGAGTAGGTGCGGGAACTATCCTCCCCGCCCCATCGGTCGTCGTGCCGGGCCAGGTGCAACGGACGGCGGCGGCGCCAGCCGTGGCGTTCCAGGTCCGGCGTGCGTTCCAGGTGGGTGACCGGGCCGACGCACAGCCAGGCGATCGGGCGGATCGCGGCCGGGATGCCGAGCAACTCGCGCACGAACTCCTCGCGGTAGAACGACACCCAGCCCACGCCGAGCCGTTCCGCGGTCGCGGCCAGCCACAGGTTCTGGACCGCGAGGCACGCGGAGTAGAGCCCGGCGTCCGCGATCGCGTGCCGCCCCAGCACCGCCGGACCGCCACGCTCCGCGTCATAGGTGACCACGATCGACAACGTCGACTCCAGCACCCCGTCGATCTTGATGCGGGCGAACCGCGTGGCCGCCTCACCGTCCAGCGTGGCCGCGAAGACCTCGCGCTCCCGGCGTACGTGCGAGTGGAACTCCTCCCGCAGCGCCCGGCTGCGGACGATCACGAAATCCCACGGCTGGGACAGTCCGACGCTGGGTGCCGCGTGCGCGGCGCCGAGGACGCGGTCCAGCACCGCGTCCGGGACGGGCTCCCCGGTGAACTCGCCGCGCACGTCACGGCGACGGTGAATGATCTCGTACAGGTCATGGCTCACGGCAGGCTCCCGCTGCGGTCCGGCCCCGGGCGTGCCGGGGTCACCAGGCGCGAGGCCGGTCTTCGGACTCCCGGATCGTCACCTCACCGCCCGCCTTCCCAGCCTGTCCAGGCCAGTGGCCGCGCGTACGCGCATGGGCGGCAGCTCCCCGGTCACCGCGGCGGGCCCGTGCCGGATTCCCACCGGCTTCCCGATTCTCCCGGCCGTCCCCGGCCGGGCACCTCGCAACAGTTCGTGCCGCCCCGCACCCTACCGGCCGACCCCACGAACCACACCACGGACCCAACCCCCGCAGCGGTACGCATCCGCGCGTGAGCCCGCCCTTCGCTCCACCGGCGACCGCGGTCATCACCGGTGGATTCGCCGGCCCGCGAAGGCGCCGGCGCCCGGGGTCGCCGCCGTGCCGGATCGCCGGCGTGCTGGATCGCCGGCGTGCTGGATCGCCGGCGTGCTGGATCGCCGGCGTGCTGGATCGCCGGCGTGCTGGATCGCCGGCGTGCTGGATCGCCGGCCGTGCAGAGCAGCTGCCACCAAGCATGCCCAGAGCGGGCACGCCGGAAGCGGGAAAACCGGGGCCCGGGGTCGCCCAGCGCCCGCAGGAGCAAGCCCAGAGCGGGCACGCCGAACCCGCTCCGGATGTTGGATTTCAGGCCTTCAGCGCCTCCGAGACCAGGTCGCGCGCCTCCTCCTGGATCTGTGCCAGGTGGTCGTCGCCCTTGAAGGACTCCGCGTAGATCTTGTAGACGTCCTCGGTGCCGGACGGCCGCGCGGCGAACCAGCCGTTCTCCGTGGTGACCTTGAGGCCGCCGAGCGCGGCGCCGTTGCCCGGGGCGGACGTGAGCGTGGCCGTGATCGGCTCGCCGGCCAGCGACGTCGCGGTGACCTGGGACGGGGAGAGCTTGCCGAGGACCGCCTTCTCCTCGCGGGTGGCGGGCGCGTCGATGCGGGCGTAGGACGGGGCACCGAAGCGGTCGACCAGCGCGGCGTAGTGCTGCGACGGGGACTCGCCGGTCACGGCCTGGATCTCGGAGGCGAGCAGGCAGAGCAGGATGCCGTCCTTGTCGGTGGTCCAGACGGAACCGTCGCGGCGCAGGAACGACGCGCCGGCGCTCTCCTCGCCGCCGAACGCGACCGAGCCGTCGAGCAGGCCGGGGACGAACCACTTGAAGCCGACCGGCACCTCGATCAGGCGGCGGCCGAGCGACGCGGCCACCCGGTCGATCATCGAGGAGGAGACGAGCGTCTTGCCGACCGCGGCGTCCGCGGACCAGCCGTCGCGGGATCCGTAGAGATAGTGGATCGCGACCGCGAGGTAGTGGTTCGGGTTCATCAGGCCGCCGTCCGGCGTGACGATGCCGTGCCGGTCCGCGTCCGCGTCGTTGCCGGTGGCGATCTGGTAGGCGTCGCGCTTGCCGATCAGCGAGGCCATCGCGTACGGCGAGGAGCAGTCCATCCGGATCTTGCCGTCCCAGTCCAGCGTCATGAACGGCCAGGCCGGGTCGGTCTCCGGGTTGACCACGGTCAGGTCCAGGCGGTGCCGGGACGCGATCTCCCCCCAGTACGCCACGCTGGCGCCGCCGAGCGGGTCCGCGCCGATCCGCACGCCCGCGTCCCGCACCGCGTCCAGGTTCAGCACGGACGGCAGATCGTCCACGTAGGACGCCAGGAAGTCGTAGCGGCCGGTGGTGTCCGCGTTGACCGCGCGCGTGTACGGCATGCGGCGCACGCCGGTCAGGCCGTCCGCGATCAGCGCGTTCGCCCGGTCCTGGATCCACTTCGTGGCGTCCGTGTCGGCCGGGCCGCCGTTCGGCGGGTTGTACTTGAAGCCGCCGTCCGCCGGCGGATTGTGTGACGGCGTGACCACCACGCCGTCCGCGAGCCCGGTGTGCCTGCCCCGGTTCGCGGTCAGGATCGCGTGCGACAGCGCCGGCGTGGGCGTGAACCCGTCCCGGCTGTCCAGCAGCACGGTCACGCCGTTCGCCGCGAACACCTCGACCGCGCTCATCGTGGCCGGCTCGGACAGCGCGTGCGTGTCCCGCCCGATGAACAGCGGCCCGTCGACGCCCTGCCCCTCCCGGTACTCACAGATCGCCTGGCTGATCGCCACGATGTGGTCCTCGTTGAACGCCGACTTCAGCGACGACCCGCGATGCCCGGACGTCCCGAACGCCACCTGCTGCGCGGGCACGCTCACGTCCGGGCGCCGATCCCGATAGGCGGCGAGCAACTCCGCCACATCGATCAGATCGCCCGGCTCCGCGGGCTGGCCGGCACGGGGGTGAACAGACACGGCGGTCTCCTCGGGTTGGCGCATGAGGACGTCACCTAGACCCTAATCGCCACCCGCGCCGCCCGCCCGCGACACCCCCAAGATCCAAATCCCGGGGCAACCCATATTCCCGCTACCGGCCTACCCACCCCGGGAACGACCCCGGACCCCGACATCCCCACTACCGGCCCGCCCACTCTCGGCGAGTTCGCCTGGGCAAACTCGCGGCGGCCTCTGCCGCCGCGCCGGTCGCCGCGTCGGAGCCGGTCCCGGCGTGGCCACCCAAGCCACGCGGCGCCGCATGAGCGCCGGTGCGCCGAGTTCATCGGCGCGCCCGGCGATCGACCAGAAAGGAGGATGCGACGCGGCCGCGCGTAGCGGATGATCTTCGCTCGTGACGTACCCCGATACTCCGAATGATCCGTGGACCGTGACCGTCGACAGAGCGACGGCCATCGCGTTCGCCCGCGGTGTCGCGGTGATCGCCGCGATCGGCGCAGCGGTCTACTGGCTCGCGCCCTGGCCCGACGATCCCGGCATTGCCGCCTGCGCACGCATCAAGGCGCACGCGCTCGCCGGCACCGCTCCGGGCCTGGCCGAGCGCGTGCAGATCGGAAAGGACTTCGAACGGTCCGACGAGGAGGCGCTCCAGGACGCCGGTTCCCAGGACCGCTTTCACCGTGACGCCGCCCGGATCACCCTCGGCGCCCTCCCCTCGATCCCGGTCGACCTGACCGACTTCGGCCTGCTCTACACCGCCTGCACCGACGCCGGAATGCTCTGAGAGAAGGAGGCTCGTTCAGCGAGCTGCCGGTAAGAGTGGAGTGCCGCCGCCGAGTCCTGATCCACAGCGCTGCCGAACGGCACCCCGCCGGCGCTCACGGCGTGGGTCAGCGGTGCCGGGCCGGCGGCGAGCACGGCCAGGAGAGAACACATCCGACCGGGTTGCTCCGCCGCGCCGCGCGGTGCAGCCCGAACTCGGGCCATCCGGGGTCAGGCCGGGCGGTGGGCGAGCAGGAGGCGGCAGCGTGGGGTGCCGTCGTGGCGGTGGCCGAGGGTGGGAAGGTCGACGGCGTCGACCGTGAAACCGGCGGCGGTCAGCGCGGACTGGATCGCGGGCTGGGTCATGATGCGGTAGTACATGACGAACGGGGGGCGCCAGACCGCGTTGCGCACCCGCATGGCCGTGTCGAAGCCGAGCGTGACCCAGTGCGCGGGCGAGGTCAGCGGCGGCGGGGTGCCGACCGGGACCGCGAACAGGCCGCCGGGCCGCAGCGCGCGGTGGACGCCCGCGAAGAGGGCGGGGCGCTCGGACGGCAGGAAGTGGCCGAGCGCGCCGAACGTGACCGCGAGGTCGAACTCCGCGTCGAACGGCAGGTCGCGCGCGTCGGCCTGGACGAACGTGGCGTCCGGGTGGGCCACGCGGGCCTGCGCGAGCATGCCGGTGCTGAAGTCGGTGCCGGTCACCCGGTCCGGGCAGAGCGGCCGGAGCACGCCCAGGCCGGCGCCGGTGCCGCAGCAGACGTCCAGGCCGGTGCGGAACGGGCCGCGCGTCCGTAACGCGTCCGCGGTGGCGTCGAGCAGGACGTCCGGCGTACGGAACGGGGTGTGGTCGAACTTCGGCGCCAGCAGGTCGTAGCCGCGCTCGACCGACGTCAGCGCCTGCACGGCCAGCTCACGCAGCGACGGTCCGTGTGGCGAGAACATCGGCCGAGGGTACCCCGAATCGGGTTGACGCCCGGGCGACCATGGTGGGGTGAGGTCGCCGCTGCAGGGTGGGCTGCTGGCTCCGGGCGCGCTGACCGGCGCGGTGGTCGAGATCGCGTGTGACGAGTCCGGGTTCTCCGGGGTGAGGTGAGCGCGGACTCAGTTTCCCTTGCTGCACAGGCCCTGTGGCACGCTACCGGGCTGGACGCACGGCGGGTAGCCCTCTTTCTGGATCTCGTCGGCCTGTTCCGCGTCGACCATGAAGCCGGCGAACGAGCGGGTCAGTTCGCCGGTCTTGGCGAGCGGGCCGAAGCTGTAGAGGTACTCGACGGTCCAGATCGGGTAGCCGCGGTTGAGGTCGTCGAGCGTGGCGCCCAGCTTATCGATCTTCACCTGCTTGACCGCGGCGCCGGCGTCGATCGCGTTCGGCATGTCGACGTAGCCGATGGCGCCCTCGTACTTGGCGACCGCGTCGATGACCGCGCCGGTGCTGCCGACCTCGCAGATGATCGGGGCGTTGACGGCGGCCTCGGTCCGCGCGGCCGCGCAGCTGTTGGCGGTGATGCCGGCCGGGGGCGTGCCGTCGAGCAGGATCCGCTGGATCACCAGGCGGCTGCCGGACCGGGTGTCGCGGCCGACCACGCGCACCTCGAGGTCGGGGCCGCGGGTGCCGTCGGCGAGCGTGACCTGGTTCCAGTTGGCGACGTCGCCCTTGAAGACCCTGGCGAGTTCGCCCCGCGGGATGTCCTCGATCGGCAGCGCCGGGTGAGCCACGAAGCTGTACGGTACGACGGCCAGCGTGCCGGCGATCTCCACGCCCGGGAACTCCCCGTTGACGTCGAACCGGCCGTCCGCCAGCGCGAGCCGGTTCAGGCGGTCGTCCTCGGGTGCGGAGCTGAGGTTGTTGAGGCCCTCGACGCTGCCGGTCGCCTCGACCGTGATCTTCGAGCCGCGGCACGCCGCCATGTACTGATCGGCGAGGGTGCGGACCGCGTCCGCGAACGCGCTGGAACCGCTGACGGTGAGCTCGCCCTCGGCGCAGTCCTCCTGCCGGCCGCCGGGCAGGCCGACCAGCAGCACCGCGACCAGGGCGCCGGCCAGCAGCGTGGTGAGCGCGGCGCCGATCAGGGTGCTGCGGCGCAGGCGGCGGCCGTCGCTGTCCAGGAAGACGCGGCCGTTGCGGAGGATGCCGTTCGTCTGCACCTCCGGCTTGCCGGTGCCGCTGGTGTGCTCGAGCAGCGCCACCAGCTTGAACTCGCTGCCCGGGTTGAGGTGCACCTTCGGCAGGATGATCCGGTTGTCGTGCACCTCGAAGCCCTCGCCGGTGAGCAGGTCCTGGAGGTCCGGCGGGCGCGCCTCGGTGACGTCCACGGTGACCAGCCGGCGGTCGGCGCCGGGGAACGTCAGGCCGAGCCGGTGCACGTAGTCCTGCTCGGTGATCGAGCTGCGGCCCACGTTCTTGATGCGGGCGACGACCATGCCCGGGTCCGGGATCTCGGAGTGGTCCGGCCCGATGAGACGCACCACGTTACCGGCGTCCGGCGGGTCGAATCCGAGCCGGGAGTTGAACCGCACGCGAAACGACAGCATCTTTTCCCGGCGCGTCCGGAGGTAATTCAGCACGGTGCCGCCACCGATGATGACAAGGGCGACCACCAGCCCGTACGGGCCGTCGAGCAACCATTCCAGGGCCAGAGTCGGCACGTCGTACCCCGTTCGTTAACCTGCCGTTGGCGAATTGTCGACCCGCGCTCGCGCACTGTCCGGAATCGACATGTCACAAGGTATCCAACGGCGGCAAAAGCACAACTAAAGTCTCCCCAGATGCCGGTCCACGACCGCCAGTGCGTCCGCGTACGACAGCGCGCCGATCAGGACCGGCGGGCGCAGGCCGTCGAGCAGCGCCGCCAGCCGGCCGGCCTCGGCGGGCGCGTCCGGCACGCCCATCCCGTCGAGCGCCCCGCGCAGCACGTCGGCGAACCCGGCGAACGCGGGTGCGAGCGCGGCCGCGAGTTCCGGCCGGACCGCGGCGCGGGACAGGAACGCGGCCGCGATGCGCGCCTCGTCCCGGCTGATCTCGTCGTAGGGAAGGTATTCGGCCGCGATCGCCCCCAACACGCCGCCGACCGGCCCGATGGCCGCGCGGCGGGCGACACGGGCCGCGAAGCCGTCGTGCGTGGTGAGGCTCAGCCAGTGGCGCAGCGCGTACAGCAGCATGTCGTCCTTGGTGGCGAAGTAGTGCTGCACCTGGCCCATGGAGACGCCGGCGGCGGCCGCGACCTCGCGCAGCGACACCGCCTCCAGGCCCTGCTCCGCGGTGATCCTCAGCAGCGACTCGACGATGTGACGGCGGCGGGCCTCGTGGTCGACCTTTCGTGGCATGGTCCGACCGTATTACAATGCGATCGCATTGCCAAAACGGGGAGGCGTCATGCAGACCGCACACCACGGCGACGTCCGGCTCGCCTACGAGACGTTCGGTGACCCCGGCGGCGTACCGCTGCTGCTGATCATGGGTTTGGACTTCCAGATGGTGCTCTGGCCGGACGGCTTCTGCCGCATGCTCGCCCGCCGCGGCTTCCACGTCGCCCGCTTCGACAACCGCGACACCGGCCTGTCCACCCACTTCGCCTCGCCGGCGGCGGAGAACCCGTTCCGGATGCTGTTCCGAGGCAGCGCCGCCCCCGCGTACACCGGGCTCGACATGGTCTCGGACGGCGTAGCCGTGATGGACGCGCTCGGCTGGCGGTCCGCCCACGTCTGCGGCACCTCTCTCGGCGGCGGTCTCGCGCTGGCCACGGCCGTCCTGCACCCGGATCGCGTACGCGGCGTCACCTCGATCATGGCCGGACCGCTCGGCCGGCGCCGGGACCTGGTGCGCTACGTCAACTTCGGCGTCTTCCCGCGGATCGCCCGGATCAGGCACCCGGCCACGGACGCGGGCGCGATCGACACGCTGGTCGACCTGATCCGGCTGATCTCGTCACCGCGCGCACCGTTCGACGAGCGGTGGGCCCGGTCCGTCGCCACGCTGAGCCACAGCCGTTCGCCGCGCGACCCCGGCACCACCCAGCGGCAGACCGCGGCCGGACTCCGGCTCGGCCCGGTCGCGCGCCGCTTCCACGAGATCACCGCTCCGGTGCTGATCGTGAACGGCGCCGACGATCCGCTCATCCGCCCGTCGGCCGGCGCCGCCCTCGCCCGCCGCATCCCCGGCGCACGCGCCGTCGTCCACCCCCGGATGGGCCACACCCTGCCGCCCCACGTCTGGCCCCTCCTCACGGACGCGATGGCCATCCAGGCCGGCATAGCGTAGAGACGGTGGATTTCTGAGTGAGCACTCAGGACCTGCTTCAGGAGTGCCGACTAATGTCGGACGAGGACGCGGTACGTGTCCCGCAGCACCGGCCCGGGCTCCACGCCGAGCTCGTCGTCGAGCCGGGCGCGCACCTCGCGGTACACGGACACCGCCTCGGCCCGCCGCCCGGCCGCACCCAGCACGGCGACGAGACCGGCCTGCACGCGCTCGTGCAGCGGCGCCAGCGACGCGGCCAGGCGCAGCGGCCGCAGCACGCGCTCGGGCCGGTCCGCCGCCACCGCCAGCCGCGCCGCGGTCACGCACGCGTCGAGGAACTCGTCGTCCAGCGCCGCGAAGACCGGCATCGCTCTCGGGCCCGGCGCCAGCCCGTCCGCCGCGGGCCCACGCCACAGCTCCAGCGCCCGCGCGTAGCGGTCCAGCGCCAGGTCCGGCGCGCTCGCCCGGGCCGTCGCCACCAGCTCGCGGAACGTGGCGACGTCCAGTGTGCCGGGCGGCGCGGTGAACCGGTAGCCGGCGCCGTGCCGCACCAGGTAGGACCCGGCGGCTCGGGACGGCAGCCCCGGCTCCAGCACCCGCCGCAGCGCACCCAGGTACTTCTGCACGATGTTCACCGCGGAGGCCGGCGCGTCGTCGTCCCAGATCAGGCCGATCAGCTCGGACACGCTGACCGGCGCGCCCGCGCGGGCCACCAGCAGCGCGAGCAGGTAGGCCTGCTGCCGCGGCCCGGGGTCCAGCTCGACGTCACCACGCCACACCCGCAGCGGCCCGAGAAGCCGCAGATTCAGCTCAGAGGACATGACAACCATGCAACCAGCGGGGGTACGCCGGGACCACGCAGATAATTACGAAGAAGCGAGGCCGCGGAGGGTCTCGGCGGCCCGCGCGAGGTAGTCCAGGTCGAGCGTGCTTCCGGCGATGAAGTTGCCCTCGAGCGTCTCCATGCCGCGGATCAGGTCGGCCCGGGCCCGTGCGGCGTCGCCGAGCGCCGCGTGGGCCCGGCCGGTGGCGATGAGCACGCGGCCGAGCTGCCGGGCGTTGCCCAGCTCGGTCGCGAGCGGCAGGACGAGGCCGCCCGCGCCCAGGCACTCGCTCCACTGCTCCAGCGCGCAGTGCGCGGTGGTGAGACCGGCCAGCGCGCCCATCCGGGTGGTGCGGACCTCGATCGGCGGCGCCTCGAACCGGTCCAGCCCGGCCAGCACCTCCCGGTAGGTGCCGACGGCCTCCCGGTAGCGGCCGGCCGTCTGCAGGGTCAGCGCGTAGGCGACCAGCGCGCGCACGCCGGTGCCGTCATCGCCGGTCCGCCGGGCCAGATCGACGGCCTGACCGAACGCCCGCAACGCATCGTCCAACCGGCCCAGGTGCCGCCACGCCGCACCGGCGTACCCGATGGCCAGCCGCTGGTCCTCGAGGTCGCCGGTCTCCTCGCCCAGCCGGTACGCCTCCATGGCGACCTCCGCGGCCTCCTCGGCACGGCCGCCGCTGTAGAGCAGCGCCCAGGCGTAGTTGGTCAGCTGCTCCGTCCGCTGTTTCCGGTCGGGCAGCGCCTTCGCGGCCCGCATCGCCAGCCCGTGCGTCTCCACCCAGCCGGGCCAGTGCGCGGCCGAGTCGGCGTAGTAGCCCAGCGCGAACACGACGTCGACGACGAGCTGGTGCCGTTCGCCGGCGGCGGCGAGACGCAGCGCGACCCGCCAGTTGTCGGTCTCGGCGCGGAGCCACGCACCGGCCTCCTGGAGGGTGGCCAGCGGCGCCAGGCCGTCCCAGCCGTCCGGCGGTTCCCCGTCGCCGGAGTGATACCACAGGCCGGCGACCCTCGCGGTGTCCAGCAGCCAGTCGGTCATCCGCCGGACGGCCGCCGCCCGGTCCTCCGCCGTCTCCTCGGCCCGCAGCCGCTCCTCGGCGTAGAGACGGATCAGGTCGTGGAACCGGTACCGGTCGACGCCCTGCGGCTGCAGCAGCCCGATCTCGACCAGCTCGTCGAGGTGGTCCTCCGCGTCGGGCAGCGGCGCCTCGGTGAGCACGGCCGCGAGCGGTGCCGCGAAGTCGGCGCCCGGCACGTGGGCCAGCCGGCGGAACAGCGTCGCGGCCGGGCCGGACAGCTGCGCGTAGGACAGGCCGAACGCCGCCGCGACCCGGGCGTCCCCGGCCGACAGGACCGCGAGCCGGCGGTCCGCCCCGGCGAGGCGGCCGGCCAGGCCCGCCACCGTCCACTGCGGACGGCTGGCCAGCCGCGTACCGGCGATCCGGAGTGCCAGCGGCAGGTGCCCGCACAGCCGGGACACCGTCTCGACCTGCGCGGCCGCCTCGGGATCGGCGGCCTGCGAGGCGATCGCGCCCAGCAGTCCGGCGGACTCGGACGGGGTGAGCGGTGGCAGCGGGATGCGCAGCACACCCTCCAGGCCGCCGAGCATGCGCCGGCTCGTCACCACGACCAGGCACGGTCCGGTCGCGGGCAGCAGCGGCCGCACCTGCGCCTCGGACCCGGCGTTGTCGAGCACGAGCAGGCACCGCCGGTCCTCCAGGAGCGCCCGCAGCTGCGCGGAGCGGTCGTCGTCCGCGGCGGCGATCCGGGCCGCCGGCACGTCCAGCGCGCGCAGCAGCCGTTGCAGCGCCTCACCGGCCGCGACCGGCTCCGGGTCGGTGCCGCGCAGGTCGAGGTAGACGCGGCCGTCCGGGAAGTCGTCGCGCAGGTCGTCGGCGACCCGCACCGCGAACGCGGTCTTGCCCAGCCCAGCCGTGCCGTGCACCACGAGCACCGGCGGCGGTCCCGCGTCGTGGCCGGCTCGTTGCGCGGCGTCCCGCGCGATCGCCAGCTCCGCGGCCCGGCCGACGAAGTCGGTGACGCCGCGCGGCAGGTCGCCCACCCGGGGCCGTCCGGCGGCACTGGCGGACCGGGCCTCCTTCGCGGCCGCGATGAGGACGGCACGTGCGTCGCCGGTGAGGCCCAGGCCGTCGGCGAGCGCGGTGAGCGTGCGGGCCTGCGGTGCCCGGCTGTGGCCGCGCTCCATGTCGCTGATCGTCCGGTCGCTGACGCCGGACGCCTCCGCCAGCTGCTCCAGCGTCAGCCCGGCATCCCGGCGTACCTGGCGCAGACGATCACCGAACGAGGTCACCCGGACATGATAGATCCGCACGATGCGCACCGGCGGAGCCTAGGAACGGTGTCTTTACGAAGAGTGCACGCGCCCCGGCCACCGCCCGGGGCGCGTGCGTTCACTCCGTGTGGAACGTGGCGTCGGCCTGCGCGGTGGTGCCGGAGACGGCCTGGACGTAGAGCAGGTTGTTCGCGTGCCGGAGGTATCGGCCGGCGGCGTTGGACGACTCGAACGAGACCGCTGCCGGGTCGGCGAGCCCGGCGCGCTGGTGGAAGCTGGCGTCGCCGTTGAACAGGGCGGTGCCGTCGGCCTTCTCCACGTACACCTCGAAGTTGCGGTGCCGAAGGTAGTAGCCGGGAAAGTTGGTCGACTCCAGACTCACGGTGCCGGCGCCGGCCAGGCCGGTGACCACGCGGAACTGCGAGTCGGCCAGGTTGGTCACGTTCGCCTCGACCTTCGCCCGGTACTCCCAGTGCCGGATGTACTGGTTCGGCAGGTTGTACGAGCGCAGCCGCACCGGGTGCCTGCCGTCCGGGATCGGGATGCCGAAGTTCGGCGTACCGTCGGCGTTCCAGTAGATCTTCTGGACCCTGGTCCGGCGGTTCGGGTCGTCGAGCGGGTCACCACTGATGTTCTTGTAGCTGCGGTCGTGGTAGACCATGATGTCGCTCTGCCCGTCCTCGGACACCGTGAACGAGTTGTGCCCCGGCCCGTACTGGCTGGTGTTGGTGTTGCTGGTGAAGACCGGCGTCTGGGTCTTGGTCCAGCTGGCCGCGCTGAGCAGGTTCGCGCCCGCGTTCGCGGTGAGCAGGCCGATGCAGTAGTTGCTGTCCGTGGCGCTCGCCGAGTAGGTCAGGAAGATCTTGCCGTTGCGCACGATGACGGCCGGCCCCTCGTTCACCGCGTAGCCGATCTTCTCCCAGGCCAGCGTGGGCGCGGAGATGCTGACCGCGGCGGACGACAGCGTCCACGGGTTCGACATGGTGGCGATGTAGAGGCTGGTGTTGCTGGACGGCAGGCTGTTGTCGTGCTGCGCCCAGAGCAGGTAGCGGGTGCCGTTGCTGACGAACGTGGTGGCGTCCAGCGAGAAGCTCTGCCAGCCGGTCTGGATCTGCCCCTTCTCCACCCAGGACGCGGTGAGCGGGTTCGCGCCGGTGCCCTCCAGCACGTACGGCCGGATCGCCCAGACGTCGTCGCCGCCGGCCGCGAAGTACACGTACCACTTGCCGTTGATGTAGTGGATCTCCGGCGCCCAGATGTGCGCGCTCATCGGGCCACTGGAGTGCCGGGTCCAGATCGTCGTCTCCGCCGCCGTGGAGAGCCCTTGCAGCGTGGTGGCGCGGCGCAGGACGATCCGGTCGTACGCGGGGACGGTCGCGGTGAGGTAGTAGTAGCCGTCGGTGTGCTTCCAGACGTGCGGGTCGGCACGCTGGGCCGCGATCGGGTTGGTGTAGGACACGGCGGGCGCGGCACCGGCCGGCACGGCCGGGCCGAGCACCGCGAGACCCGCGGCCACCAGGACGGCGACGGTCGCGAGGGCGGTACGTCTCATGCGGGACCTTTCCGTGGAGGGAGCGCGTTTCATCGATGTTTCGTGAGTGCAGTGTTAGCGCTCACATGAGCGCCGTCAAGAGCCCGGGGTCAATCCGGTTCGCTACCGTGCGAAAGCGTGTTCGAGTCTCTGATCGGTGTGGTGGTCTTCTTCGGCCTGGCACTCACGGTCAGCCTGGTGGCCGCCGTCTGGGGGCGGTTCCAGGTCTGGCGTGCCATGGCCCGGATCCATCGTGGTTCCCACCCGCCGTCCGCCTCGCCGTCCGCCGCGCTCGACGTCCACATCGGCTCCCGCGCCGACGGCGGCGTCCACCCCGGCACGCGCACGGGCGACGATCCCGACGGCACTCCACCGGCCCCGGCGACCGGCGGAGACGACGATGACGACGACGATGACGACGGGGACTGAAATGGCCGGAGGATCGCCCCGGCCGTGGTGCAGAATCGGCGCCGTGACGTCGCAGCTGCTGTTCCACGAGCCCGCGCCGAACGATCTGGCCGAGGTGTTCGGGCTCTACAGTGACCCGCTCGTCTGGGGGCCGGACCCGCTGAGCCGGCACGACTCCCCCG
Coding sequences within it:
- the bluB gene encoding 5,6-dimethylbenzimidazole synthase, which codes for MSHDLYEIIHRRRDVRGEFTGEPVPDAVLDRVLGAAHAAPSVGLSQPWDFVIVRSRALREEFHSHVRREREVFAATLDGEAATRFARIKIDGVLESTLSIVVTYDAERGGPAVLGRHAIADAGLYSACLAVQNLWLAATAERLGVGWVSFYREEFVRELLGIPAAIRPIAWLCVGPVTHLERTPDLERHGWRRRRPLHLARHDDRWGGEDSSRTYSIS
- the pgm gene encoding phosphoglucomutase (alpha-D-glucose-1,6-bisphosphate-dependent), which gives rise to MSVHPRAGQPAEPGDLIDVAELLAAYRDRRPDVSVPAQQVAFGTSGHRGSSLKSAFNEDHIVAISQAICEYREGQGVDGPLFIGRDTHALSEPATMSAVEVFAANGVTVLLDSRDGFTPTPALSHAILTANRGRHTGLADGVVVTPSHNPPADGGFKYNPPNGGPADTDATKWIQDRANALIADGLTGVRRMPYTRAVNADTTGRYDFLASYVDDLPSVLNLDAVRDAGVRIGADPLGGASVAYWGEIASRHRLDLTVVNPETDPAWPFMTLDWDGKIRMDCSSPYAMASLIGKRDAYQIATGNDADADRHGIVTPDGGLMNPNHYLAVAIHYLYGSRDGWSADAAVGKTLVSSSMIDRVAASLGRRLIEVPVGFKWFVPGLLDGSVAFGGEESAGASFLRRDGSVWTTDKDGILLCLLASEIQAVTGESPSQHYAALVDRFGAPSYARIDAPATREEKAVLGKLSPSQVTATSLAGEPITATLTSAPGNGAALGGLKVTTENGWFAARPSGTEDVYKIYAESFKGDDHLAQIQEEARDLVSEALKA
- a CDS encoding class I SAM-dependent methyltransferase; translation: MFSPHGPSLRELAVQALTSVERGYDLLAPKFDHTPFRTPDVLLDATADALRTRGPFRTGLDVCCGTGAGLGVLRPLCPDRVTGTDFSTGMLAQARVAHPDATFVQADARDLPFDAEFDLAVTFGALGHFLPSERPALFAGVHRALRPGGLFAVPVGTPPPLTSPAHWVTLGFDTAMRVRNAVWRPPFVMYYRIMTQPAIQSALTAAGFTVDAVDLPTLGHRHDGTPRCRLLLAHRPA
- a CDS encoding PstS family phosphate ABC transporter substrate-binding protein, which translates into the protein MPTLALEWLLDGPYGLVVALVIIGGGTVLNYLRTRREKMLSFRVRFNSRLGFDPPDAGNVVRLIGPDHSEIPDPGMVVARIKNVGRSSITEQDYVHRLGLTFPGADRRLVTVDVTEARPPDLQDLLTGEGFEVHDNRIILPKVHLNPGSEFKLVALLEHTSGTGKPEVQTNGILRNGRVFLDSDGRRLRRSTLIGAALTTLLAGALVAVLLVGLPGGRQEDCAEGELTVSGSSAFADAVRTLADQYMAACRGSKITVEATGSVEGLNNLSSAPEDDRLNRLALADGRFDVNGEFPGVEIAGTLAVVPYSFVAHPALPIEDIPRGELARVFKGDVANWNQVTLADGTRGPDLEVRVVGRDTRSGSRLVIQRILLDGTPPAGITANSCAAARTEAAVNAPIICEVGSTGAVIDAVAKYEGAIGYVDMPNAIDAGAAVKQVKIDKLGATLDDLNRGYPIWTVEYLYSFGPLAKTGELTRSFAGFMVDAEQADEIQKEGYPPCVQPGSVPQGLCSKGN
- a CDS encoding TetR/AcrR family transcriptional regulator; translation: MPRKVDHEARRRHIVESLLRITAEQGLEAVSLREVAAAAGVSMGQVQHYFATKDDMLLYALRHWLSLTTHDGFAARVARRAAIGPVGGVLGAIAAEYLPYDEISRDEARIAAAFLSRAAVRPELAAALAPAFAGFADVLRGALDGMGVPDAPAEAGRLAALLDGLRPPVLIGALSYADALAVVDRHLGRL